A stretch of Henckelia pumila isolate YLH828 chromosome 4, ASM3356847v2, whole genome shotgun sequence DNA encodes these proteins:
- the LOC140864351 gene encoding signal recognition particle subunit SRP54 2-like: MVLAQLGGSISRALQQMSNATIIDEKVLNDCLNEITRALLQSDVQFKLVRDMQTNIKKIVNLDDLAAGHNKRKIIQQAIFNELCKMLDPGKPSFAPKKGKTSVIMFVGLQGSGKTTTCTKYAYYHQKKGWKPALVCADTFRAGAFDQLKQNATKAKIPFYGSYTESDPVSIAVEGVERFKKENCDLIIVDTSGRHKQEAALFEEMRQVSEATKPDLVIFVMDSSIGQAAFDQAQAFKQSVAVGAVIVTKMDGHAKGGGALSAVAATKSPVIFIGTGEHMDEFEVFDVKPFVSRLLGMGDWSGFMDKIHEVVPMDQQPELLQKLSEGNFTLRIMYEQFQNILKMGPIGQVFSMLPGFSQELMPKGQEKESQAKVKRYMTMMDSMTNEELDSSNPKLMNESRIMRIARGCGRPVRDVMEMLEEYKRLAKIWSKMKGLKIPKKGEMSALSRNMNAQHMSKVLPPQMLKQIGGMGGLQNLMKQMGSTKDMMGMFGGGDK; this comes from the exons ATGGTGCTCGCTCAGTTAGGTGGAAGTATTTCCCGCGCTCTTCAGCAGATGAGCAATGCGACCATCATTGATGAGAAAGTGCTGAATGATTGCCTCAACGAGATCACGCGTGCTCTTCTTCAATCCGATGTGCAATTCAAGCTCGTCCGTGATATGCAGACCAATATTAAGAAGATTGTTAACCTCGATGATCTCGCTGCGGGCCATAATAAGCGTAAAATCATACAACAG GCTATTTTTAATGAGCTGTGCAAGATGTTGGATCCTGGGAAGCCCTCATTTGCTCcaaaaaaaggaaaaacaaGCGTGATTATGTTTGTTGGTTTGCAAG GATCCGGGAAAACAACCACATGTACAAAATATGCTTACTACCACCAGAAGAAAGGATGGAAACCTGCACTAGTCTGTGCAGATACTTTCAGGGCTGGTGCTTTTGACCAGTTGAAGCAGAATGCCACCAAAGCTAAAATTCCTTTTTATGGAAG CTATACAGAGTCCGATCCTGTGAGTATTGCTGTAGAAGGAGTTGAAAgatttaaaaaagaaaattgtGATCTTATAATTGTTGATACAAGCGGACGCCACAAACAGGAGGCAGCTCTCTTTGAAGAGATGCGTCAAGTTTCTGAAGCAACA AAACCAGATCTTGTTATATTTGTCATGGATAGCAGCATTGGTCAAGCCGCCTTTGATCAAGCTCAGGCATTTAAGCAAAGTGTTGCAGTTGGAGCTGTGATTGTCACTAAGATGGATGGTCATGCGAAGGGAGGTGGTGCGCTTAGTGC AGTTGCAGCAACAAAGAGTCCTGTCATATTCATTGGGACGGGGGAACATATGGATGAATTTGAAGTGTTTGATGTCAAACCATTTGTTAGCCGCCTTTTAG GCATGGGTGACTGGTCTGGTTTCATGGACAAAATTCATGAAGTAGTTCCTATGGATCAACAGCCTGAACTCCTTCAGAAGCTTTCAGAAGGAAACTTCACTTTGAGGATAATGTACGAGCAATTTCAGAATATACTGAAAATGGGTCCAATCGGCCAG GTTTTCTCTATGCTTCCAGGATTTAGCCAGGAGTTGATGCCCAAAGGCCAGGAGAAGGAAAGCCAGGCAAAGGTTAAAAGATACATGACCATGATGGATTCGATGACTAATGAAG AGTTGGACAGTTCCAATCCGAAGCTAATGAATGAATCACGAATCATGCGGATAGCTAGAGGATGTGGTCGTCCCGTGCGGGATGTAATGGAAATGCTGGAAGAATACAAGCGGCTGGCCAAGATTTGGAGCAAGATGAAGGGACTCAAGATTCCAAAGAAGGGAGAAATGAGCGCCTTATCGAGAAACATGAACGCGCAACACATGAGCAAAGTGCTCCCCCCTCAGATGTTGAAGCAAATTGGTGGAATGGGTGGATTGCAGAACTTGATGAAGCAAATGGGTTCTACCAAGGATATGATGGGCATGTTTGGTGGGGGGGATAAATAG
- the LOC140866358 gene encoding checkpoint protein hus1 produces the protein MKFKALLTDNGINLLEKRILPALDKMGKVCHLFLTRDHAFFLHNLLNSDGVQSIAQFKKESLFQDYRISSQNDDKIAFSVDLALLHRALRSILAIYLESRDSDSNCLQIKLVKKSPPHSNQAVPFLTLEAKGYKSAVVQDVPISKPLSRADVQELQLALENAQEMPLTLVKAPELNLLQSFVDRMKHVGEVLGVSVSKCGDMHLQISTTSITLGAEFRNLTVLGERVDGAAIDIGSSAQTRIERAVQRGDAMSVQVSVKHFSKSLQGSLAKPDCAFYGIAPQGACLIVIFQFLVPGTRQMDKSISLHCRLPVLDPGSN, from the coding sequence ATGAAGTTCAAAGCTCTCCTCACCGACAATGGCATAAACCTGCTGGAGAAAAGAATCCTCCCAGCTCTTGACAAAATGGGCAAAGTTTGCCACCTCTTCTTGACCCGCGATCACGCCTTCTTCCTCCACAACCTCCTCAACTCCGATGGCGTTCAATCCATTGCTCAGTTCAAGAAGGAATCCCTCTTCCAAGACTACCGGATTTCGAGCCAAAACGACGACAAAATCGCATTCTCCGTCGACCTCGCCCTTCTTCACCGCGCCCTCCGCTCCATCCTCGCCATCTACTTGGAGTCCAGGGACTCCGATTCCAACTGCCTCCAGATCAAATTAGTGAAGAAATCGCCCCCACATTCGAACCAAGCGGTGCCCTTTCTTACTCTCGAAGCAAAAGGGTATAAGTCAGCTGTTGTCCAAGACGTACCCATTTCGAAACCCTTGTCACGCGCAGATGTCCAGGAGCTACAGCTCGCCCTCGAAAATGCCCAAGAAATGCCCCTGACTTTAGTGAAAGCCCCCGAGTTGAATTTGTTGCAAAGCTTTGTTGATAGGATGAAACATGTTGGGGAAGTTTTGGGTGTTTCCGTGAGTAAATGTGGAGACATGCATTTGCAGATTTCAACTACTTCGATCACATTAGGCGCTGAGTTTAGGAATCTGACGGTTTTAGGAGAGCGAGTCGATGGGGCGGCGATTGACATAGGCTCGAGTGCCCAGACCAGGATTGAGAGGGCTGTGCAGAGGGGAGATGCTATGAGTGTCCAAGTGAGCGTAAAGCATTTCTCTAAAAGCCTGCAGGGTAGCTTGGCGAAGCCCGATTGCGCGTTTTATGGGATTGCGCCTCAGGGCGCTTGCTTGATCGTGATATTTCAGTTCCTTGTTCCGGGGACGAGGCAGATGGATAAATCCATCAGCTTGCATTGTAGGCTTCCTGTGCTTGATCCTGGTTCTAATTGA
- the LOC140865500 gene encoding protein REDUCED CHLOROPLAST COVERAGE 3-like — translation MAPKSSRSKGNKAKSERKKKEEKVVPSVLDVTVITPYETQVVLKGISTDKILDVKKLLAVNVETCHLTNYSLSHEVKGHKLSDKLEITSLKPCLLSIVEEDYTDEPLAVSHVRRLLDIVACTTRFGKAKGGGTESRPKRNKIQQNAAAAPPRDGELQPPEAPPLAISECYDMLAIQPIPKLSDFYEFFSFSHLSAPILHLKRVECDGEMRRDGDYFAVQIKICNGKTIQVMANVKGFCTLGKQVLHSHSLVDLLQQQSQAFANAYASLIKAFIEHNKFGNLPCGFRANTWLAPPSLVDSALNFTPLPREDESLGGNGGGQGRCGVYDSRPWATDFAILASLPCKTEEERVVRDRKAFLVHNLFLDVAIFQAASSIQKVMESTANDTANFLPGSVVHENRIGDLHIMVKRDDAVASLKSESKIFGFKTSNDSAEEISQRNLLKGITADESVVVHDTSSLGTVVVRQCGYTATVEVVGDAKRGKSLTQDVLVEDQEDGGSNALNINSLRVILNEACTESSVRGPTLQPDLMDVGASRCLVQKVLKDSMKKLEDSPDVTRSSIRWELGSCWVQHLQKQDTPVDKSSGGHKGDNEVIKGLGKQFKMLAKKKKIVPAPSLKDEENCAGSSSPEMEIKLGGSKIFESTSELLKYVPEEAISRLKETGVGLHAKSVDELVKMAHGYYDDVALPKLVTDFASLELSPVDGRTLTDFMHLRGLQMRSLGCVVKLAEKLPHIQSLCIHEMVTRAFKHVLQAVIASVHSMDSISTSIVTTLNFLLGSSQSKNYNVHDQNLKLTWLRVFLKKKFGWELKDEFQHLRKLSLLRGLCLKVGLELVPKDYDMDNSTPFKKSDIISLVPVCKHVGCSSADGRTLLESSKIALDKGKLEDAVKYGTKALAKMIAVCGPYHRTTASAYSLLAVVLYHTGDFDQATIYQQKALDINERELGLDHPDTMKSYGDLSVFYYRLQHIELALKYVNRALYLLYFTCGLSHPNTAATYINMAMMEEGMGNVHVALRYLHEALKCNQRLLGADHIQTAASYHAIAIAFSLMEAYSLSVQHEQTTLRILRAKMGAEDLRTQDAAAWLEYFESKASEQQEAARSGTPKPDASIASKGHLSVSDLLDYISPDQDPKAADAQRKRRSKVFPVTEKSHLEQQEGKGENTISNESVEISVTTEESSSEEEKTDIKSSQASSIVTDAVFVRPFSVEGIQESNSEGWQEANSKSRPANGAGRKLNRRRPDLAKIKTDHSKDGSYVKVVSSLGGKATFKTVPAEVSPLKQATFYTTGGSSKTHAKILTSGSPASVTKTSPVPATLIASKSLSYKEVALAAPGTVLKPLVEKIEGSSDEQSENQLSISSKETTQQDGRPGASVEESLPDPKNADGDSESEVLEARSELTNSCSDTEDISCPGNQENSVETNGSKLSASAEPFSPGSYSLTHTLNSTSAISVYDVVASQGPLTEPMGLQTVALRIPCGPRSPMYRRASHAFWVRHGFPSYQIPVSELNGFTMNPNAPAFVPRNAWQINATSKDSKLGNDTNSFDKIVHTGSGGENLAEEVTERSKKKGSDTVKAELARQILLSFIIKSVQNPPEPTSNITAPISDMKYEYSSDSAEAIANDSAIIKIFDGNGRNAHQIKDVNKNKTSDSEGFTLVTKRRKNRQQLPNGVHGLYSRQSICASVR, via the exons atggcCCCCAAGTCAAGTAGGAGCAAAGGAAATAAAGCTAAATcagaaaggaaaaagaaagaagagaaag TTGTGCCAAGTGTTCTTGATGTGACTGTAATCACCCCATACGAGACTCAAGTGGTGCTCAAG GGTATCTCTACGGACAAGATTCTTGATGTGAAGAAGCTGTTGGCAGTTAACGTTGAAACATGTCACCTTACGAACTATTCTCTTTCTCATGAG GTAAAAGGACATAAGTTGAGTGACAAACTAGAAATCACCAGCTTGAAGCCATGTTTGCTGAGTATTGTTGAAG AGGACTACACCGATGAGCCACTTGCCGTGTCTCACGTCCGGAGACTCTTGGACATCGTCGCCTGCACAACGCGCTTCGGCAAAGCTAAGGGCGGCGGAACGGAATCTCGACCGAAGAGGAACAAAATCCAGCAGAACGCCGCCGCAGCGCCGCCACGCGATGGAGAGTTGCAGCCACCAGAGGCTCCACCGCTGGCGATATCGGAATGTTACGATATGTTGGCGATTCAACCCATTCCGAAGCTCTCGGATTTCTACGAGTTCTTCTCGTTCTCGCACCTATCTGCTCCCATACTTC atttaaaaagagtggAATGTGATGGAGAAATGCGGCGAGATGGCGACTACTTCGCAGTACAG ATTAAAATATGCAATGGGAAGACAATACAAGTGATGGCAAATGTTAAAGGGTTCTGCACTTTAGGCAAACAAGTTTTACATAGCCATTCTTTGGTGGATCTTCTGCAACAGCAAAGCCAAGCTTTTGCCAAT GCATATGCATCCTTGATAAAAGCTTTCATTGAGCACAATAAG TTCGGTAACCTACCATGTGGTTTCCGTGCCAATACCTGGCTTGCTCCTCCATCTCTTGTTGATTCTGCACTGAATTTCACACCCCTTCCTAGAGAGGATGAGTCTTTGGGAGGAAATGGTGGAGGCCAGGGAAGATGCGGAGTGTATGATAGTAGACCATGGGCTACAGATTTTGCAATATTGGCTAGCCTTCCTTGTAAAACTGAAGAAGAGAGAGTGGTTCGAGATAGAAAAGCATTTTTGGTTCATAATCTTTTTCTTGATGTCGCCATCTTTCAAGCGGCTTCATCCATACAAAAAGTGATGGAGTCCACTGCTAATGACACTGCAAATTTTCTTCCTGGTTCAGTTGTGCATGAGAATCGCATTGGGGACCTTCATATTATGGTGAAAAGGGATGATGCAGTTGCAAGCTTGAAAAGCGAATCAAAGATTTTTGGCTTTAAAACTTCTAATGATTCTGCTGAAGAAATATCTCAACGAAATCTGCTTAAAGGAATAACTGCAGATGAAAGTGTAGTCGTACAT GATACTTCTTCCTTGGGTACAGTAGTTGTGAGGCAGTGTGGCTACACTGCGACAGTTGAGGTTGTTGGAGATGCTAAAAGGGGAAAGAGCCTTACACAAGATGTTCTAGTTGAGGATCAAGAAGATGGGGGGTCCAATGCGCTTAACATCAATAG TTTAAGAGTAATCCTTAATGAGGCATGTACTGAATCATCTGTCAGAGGCCCAACTCTCCAGCCTGATTTGATGGATGTTGGTGCTTCAAGATGTCTGGTCCAAAAAGTATTAAAGGATAGTATGAAAAAGCTTGAAGATAGTCCTGATGTGACAAGAAGTTCTATCAGATGGGAACTTGGCTCTTGTTGGGTGCAGCATCTACAAAAGCAGGATACACCAGTAGATAAAAGTTCTGGTGGTCATAAGGGAGACAATGAAGTAATCAAAGGACTCGGGAAACAATTTAAAATGCTAGCGAAGAAGAAAAAGATAGTACCTGCTCCTAGCCTAAAAGACGAAGAGAATTGTGCTGGATCCAGCAGCCCAGAAATGGAAATTAAGTTGGGGGGGTCAAAGATCTTTGAGTCTACTTCTGAGTTGCTGAAATATGTTCCAGAAGAGGCCATTTCACGTTTGAAAGAAACTGGGGTCGGTCTTCATGCCAAG TCAGTGGATGAGCTGGTCAAGATGGCACATGGATATTATGATGATGTTGCGCTGCCTAAGCTG GTCACAGACTTTGCATCATTGGAACTTTCTCCAGTAGATGGACGTACACTAACTGACTTCATGCATCTTAGAGGGCTACAAATGCGTTCTTTAGGTTGTGTG GTTAAACTTGCAGAGAAGCTTCCTCATATACAATCTCTTTGCATTCATGAGATGGTCACTCGAGCCTTTAAGCATGTGCTTCAAGCTGTAATTGCTTCCGTTCACAGCATGGATAGCATATCCACTTCAATAGTTACAACCTTAAACTTCTTGCTTGGGTCTTCCCAATCCAAAAATTATAACGTACATGATCAAAATCTCAAGTTAACATGGCTGCGTGTATTTCTAAAGAAGAAATTTGGTTGGGAACTGAAGGATGAATTCCAACATTTGAGAAAGTTATCTCTACTCAGGGGACTTTGTCTTAAG GTTGGGTTAGAGTTGGTACCTAAAGACTATGATATGGACAACTCCACTCCATTTAAGAAATCTGATATCATCAGCCTGGTACCAGTCTGCAAG CATGTAGGGTGCTCTTCTGCTGATGGGCGAACTCTATTGGAGTCATCCAAGATTGCACTTGACAAAGGGAAGCTAGAAGATGCTGTTAAATATGGAACAAAG GCTCTGGCAAAGATGATTGCTGTTTGTGGTCCATATCATCGAACAACTGCTAGTGCCTACAGTCTTCTAGCTGTTGTTTTGTACCACACCGGAGATTTTGATCAG GCAACCATATATCAGCAAAAGGCGTTGGATATCAATGAGAGGGAGCTTGGGCTTGATCATCCTGATACAATGAAAAGCTATGGAGATTTATCAGTGTTTTATTATCGTCTTCAACATATTGAGTTGGCATTAAA ATATGTGAACCGTGCACTTTACCTTCTTTATTTTACATGTGGACTTTCTCACCCAAATACGGCTGCGACGTACATAAATATGGCTATGATGGAAGAGGGTATGGGTAATGTTCATGTCGCTCTTAGATATCTGCATGAAGCCCTCAAATGCAATCAACGATTATTAGGTGCAGACCACATACAG ACTGCTGCTAGCTATCATGCGATAGCCATTGCATTTTCATTGATGGAAGCATATTCCCTGAGCGTGCAGCATGAACAAACTACATTGCGAATTCTGCGTGCTAAAATGGGAGCAGAGGATCTCCGGACTCAG GATGCTGCTGCATGGCttgaatattttgaatcaaAAGCCTCGGAACAGCAAGAAGCCGCACGTAGTGGTACTCCCAAACCAGATGCATCTATCGCCAGCAAAGGCCATCTCAG TGTGTCAGATCTCCTAGATTATATAAGTCCTGATCAGGACCCAAAAGCGGCTGATGCTCAGAGAAAACGGCGTTCGAAG GTTTTTCCAGTTACTGAGAAATCCCATCTAGAGCAGCAAGAGGGAAAAGGTGAAAACACCATCAGCAATGAAAGTGTAGAAATCAGTGTAACCACCGAAGAAAGTAGCAGTGAAGAGGAAAAGACAGACATCAAATCCTCCCAAGCATCATCCATTGTCACTGATGCTGTTTTCGTTCGTCCATTTTCAGTAGAAGGCATTCAAGAATCAAACTCAGAAGGGTGGCAAGAAGCCAATTCGAAATCACGGCCCGCTAATGGAGCTGGTAGAAAGTTAAACAGAAGGCGTCCAGATCTTGCCAAGATCAAGACAGATCATTCCAAGGATGGCAGTTATGTGAAGGTGGTTAGTTCACTGGGGGGTAAGGCGACATTTAAGACAGTTCCTGCTGAAGTGTCTCCACTGAAACAAGCTACCTTTTATACGACTGGTGGTTCAAGTAAAACGCATGCAAAAATTTTGACGTCTGGAAGTCCTGCATCAGTGACAAAAACTTCTCCAGTTCCTGCCACTCTCATAGCATCAAAATCATTGTCATACAAAGAAGTAGCCTTGGCAGCACCAGGCACTGTTCTAAAACCCTTAGTGGAGAAAATTGAAGGATCAAGTGATGAACAATCTGAGAACCAGTTGTCCATTAGTTCGAAAGAGACAACACAACAGGATGGGAGGCCAGGAGCTTCTGTAGAAGAGTCATTGCCAGATCCCAAAAACGCAGATGGGGACAGTGAAAGTGAAGTTCTTGAAGCTAGATCCGAATTGACAAATTCTTGTTCAGATACTGAAGATATTTCATGTCCAGGCAATCAGGAGAATTCGGTAGAAACAAATGGAAGCAAGCTTTCGGCTTCTGCCGAACCATTCAGTCCAGGTTCCTACTCTTTGACGCATACATTAAACTCCACTTCTGCAATTAGTGTCTATGACGTAGTGGCCAGCCAAGGTCCACTCACAGAGCCAATGGGGCTTCAAACAGTTGCTCTTAGAATTCCTTGTGGTCCAAGATCGCCGATGTATCGTAGAGCAAGCCATGCTTTCTGGGTCAGACATGGATTCCCAAGTTACCAAATCCCAGTTTCTGAATTAAATGGCTTTACCATGAATCCAAATGCGCCTGCATTTGTTCCTAGAAATGCATGGCAAATTAATGCCACTTCTAAAGATTCAAAACTTGGCAATGATACCAATTCATTTGACAAAATCGTGCACACAGGTTCTGGAGGAGAGAATCTCGCCGAAGAAGTAACTGAAAGGTCCAAGAAAAAAGGTTCCGATACGGTGAAGGCAGAGTTAGCGAGGCAGATTCTTCTAAGCTTCATAATAAAATCAGTACAGAATCCTCCTGAACCTACTAGCAATATCACTGCTCCTATTAGTGACATGAAGTATGAATATTCTAGTGATTCTGCCGAAGCAATTGCAAATGACAGTGCAATCATAAAGATATTTGATGGGAATGGCAGAAATGCTCATCAAATCAAAGATGTAAATAAGAACAAGACAAGTGACAGCGAAGGGTTTACACTTGTAACAAAACGCAGAAAAAACCGGCAGCAACTCCCTAATGGTGTGCATGGCTTGTACAGTCGGCAATCAATCTGTGCTTCTGTGAGGTGA